The sequence GAATTGACCAATAATTGAAGAGATGTTAATGATACGTCCCGCTTCAGCTTCAGTTAAGAATGGTAAAGCAGCTGATGTTGTATTGTAAACACTGTTTAAGTTTACATCAATTACTTGTCTCCAATCTTCTTCAGAAAGCTTTTTGAATGTGCTGTCTCTTGTAATTCCAGCGTTGTTTACTAAAATATCTACTTGACCAAAGCGCTCAACAGCTGCTTCGATTAATTTTTTAGCATCTTCACTTTTTGAAACGTCCGCTTGCACTGCGTATGCTTCAACGCCAAGTTCGTTGATTTCTGCTACCATTTTGTCTGCAGCTTCACTATTGCTATTGTAGTTAAGAACAACTTTAACACCGTTCTTTGCTAATTCTCTTGAGATTGCTGCTCCAATTCCTCTACTTCCACCTGTTACGATTGCTACTTTGTCTTGAATGATTGCCATGATAGTTATCCCCCATTTTAGTATATTTAAATATTTAGATGTTTTTTGCGTATTAGATTAGTTTTTTGCTTGAGTTGTTGCTGTTTTTGGCTTTTCACTTTTTTGTGAATTTAAAATAGTAAGAATATCATTAAGCTTTTGATCCAAAGTCTTTACATCCTTTTTAACGCTGGCTAATTCGCGTTGTAGAGATTGATTTGACTCTATTGACTTTAGATCTTCAACTAATTCTTCTAATTCATCAACCTTTGTATCAACATTGACAATTAGAGATGATATACTTGCCAAATCATTTCTTGTTGGAATATTAACAGACTCTAAATAACGTTCTGTCATTTCATCTAACATCTTTTTAAAAAGAAGGTTCATTTCCAACACTTGGCCTACACCTTGTGAAGGAAAATCCTCTGTTACTTTCTCATCAATGGAACTGCTTGTTTTGAAATAAAAGTCTTTCCACATGTCATACAAGTTATAATCTCTAGTCATGTTTTCTCCTCCAATACTTTATTGACATATCTATAATACTAAGTTTCTCTCAAGATTAAAAGGCTAAATTTTTAAAAAATTGTAAAAAGATTGTCGAAATAACAAGTATTTGCCCGAATTAACAAAAAATTAACAAAAATATTTAAAAATAGTTTTGACATTTCGTACACTTAGGTGTAAATTACATATATGGACTTGAACGATGGAGGGATACAAGATGACTACCGACAAAAATGAATCTCAGAAGAAACAACCTTCTAAAGAGGACAAAGTAATGACACCCATGCCAAAAAATTTAATGGTACCTGTTATCCTATTAAGTCTCCGAGATTGGAGTTTACATGGGTACAAAATTATTCAAGAATTAACACGTTTTGGCTTTACTACTATAGAT is a genomic window of Niallia sp. XMNu-256 containing:
- the phbB gene encoding acetoacetyl-CoA reductase encodes the protein MAIIQDKVAIVTGGSRGIGAAISRELAKNGVKVVLNYNSNSEAADKMVAEINELGVEAYAVQADVSKSEDAKKLIEAAVERFGQVDILVNNAGITRDSTFKKLSEEDWRQVIDVNLNSVYNTTSAALPFLTEAEAGRIINISSIIGQFGGFGQTNYAAAKAGLIGFTKSLALETAKTNLTVNAICPGYIGTEMVAAIPEKVLDGLKAKIPQKRLGKPEEIAKGVVFLCKDGDYITGQQLNINGGIYM
- a CDS encoding polyhydroxyalkanoic acid synthase subunit PhaR — translated: MTRDYNLYDMWKDFYFKTSSSIDEKVTEDFPSQGVGQVLEMNLLFKKMLDEMTERYLESVNIPTRNDLASISSLIVNVDTKVDELEELVEDLKSIESNQSLQRELASVKKDVKTLDQKLNDILTILNSQKSEKPKTATTQAKN